A window of bacterium genomic DNA:
AGGAGCGCCAGCTCGACCGGTTGGCCGACAGCGGCCAGTTCTCTTTGCCGGCGGCGGGCCCTCTCCTCCAGGTCGGCCACGAGAAAGAACTTGAAGCGGGCCGCGGGAAAGACGACCGTGCCGATGTCGCGGCCGTCCAGCACTGTGCTTTCGAGGCTGCCCAGGCGTCGCTGCAGGGCCACCATCCAGGCGCGTACGGTGGGCATGGCGCAGATGGGACCCATGCGTACGCTCACCTCGTTGGCGCGGATCGCCTCCCCCACGTCCTCGCCGGCCAGCCAGATCCGGCCCTCCTGCAAGCGCAGATCCAGCGTCTCCAAGCGCTTCACCACAAGCGCTTCGGCCTCGGGGGAGACACCCTGGCGGAGGATGTCCAGCGTGAGGGCGCGATACATGGCGCCAGTGTCCAGGTAGCGGATGCCCAGCCCGGCGGCGACCAGCCGCGCCGTGCTGCTCTTGCCGGAGGCCGCCGGTCCGTCGATGGCCACCTGGAAGACGGCCCCTCCCTCAGCCATGATGAGAGTTCCGGCTTGGCTTCCTGGCCTTGGTCGTTTTGAATCCGGCCTGCCTCGATCCTGGAACCCGCTTCCGGACCTGGCCAACACCCGGGGCGGGAGTGGAGCCGGGCGGGAGGCTTTTTTCCTCGCCGTCGACCAGCGGCCGACACAAGCGACGCAGCTGATCGATCTCTTTGCGCAGCAGCACGCGCCATTCACCGGGCTCAAGCCCTTCCACGGTCAAGCCGGCGATGCTGCGGCGATGCAGGCGCTCCACCGTCACACCCTGATCCGTCATCATGCGGCGGATCTGCCGATTGCGGCCCTCGGTCAGAACCATCCGGTAGCGGGGCCGGCTGCCCGGCCGACCGATCCGCTCCAGTTCGCACGGTTTGGTGCGGCGCCCGTCCAGGCGCACGCCGGCCGTCAAGCGCTGCAGCTCCTCTGCCGTCAATTCCCGGTCCGTCAACAGGATGTACTCCTTGGGCACATGGCCCGAGGGATGGAGCAGGCGATGCATCAGATCACCATCATTGGTCAGGAGCAGGGCGCCGGAGGAATCCCCGTCCAGCCGTCCCACCGGCACGACGCGCAGGTCAAGCTGCACCAGATCCAACACGGTCCGCCGGCCGTGCGGATCGCTGGCGGTGCAGAGAACCCCCTTGGGCTTGTTGAGGAGCAGGACCACTTGGCGGGCGGCGGACTGGACCAGCCGGCCCTCGGCCCGCACCTCATCCACGGCGGGATCAACCTGGCTGCCCAGCTCCGTGACCACCTGACCGTTCACCCGCACCTGGCCCGTGCGGATCAGATCGTCCGCCCGACGCCGGCTGCAATGCCCCCCCTGGGAGATGAAGCGGTTCAACCTCATGCCGGCAGCCCATCCTGGCCAACCATCCCGCTATGGGCGATGTCCAACCCCTCGTCCAGAGGTGGCTGCCGGGGAGCGAGGGGATCGGGCGGCAAGTCCTCCGGCCCCCGATCCCGGGCGCCCTTGAGCCAGTCCTGCACCTCCCGCAGTCGGGGCAGATCCTGCAGCGACCCCAGGGCGAAGGTCTCCAGGAATTCCCGCGTGGTGCGATAGAGCAGCGGGCGACCGACTCCCTCGCTTCGTCCGCTGATCATCACCAGGCTCCTCTCGAGCAGGGTGCGCAGCACGGCGTCCGATTTCACGCCGCGGACGGCTTCGATGTCACCCTTGGTCACCGGCTGGCGGAAGGCCACCACGGCAAGGGTTTCCAGGGCCGCCCGGCTCAATCGCGGCCGGACCCGCTCCTTCAGGAGTCGGCGCAGGATGGGGGCATAGCGGGGACAGGCCGCCAGTTGCCAGCCGCCGGCCAGATGAACCAGGCGAAAGGAGCGGCCCTGGGCGGCATAGTCCTGGTTGAGGGCGGCGATGAGATCCTGCAGCTCTTCTTCGCTGCGTTCCAGGAGCCTGGCCAGCCGGGCTGTCTCCAGCACTTCATCGGAAGCGAAAACGAGCACCTCCAGGACATCCCGGCCATCCATCGGGAGGTCCTCCGGCCGCGTCTCCTCGAAGTGGGGATCGCCCCCCTCCCACGATGTCGCCTCCTCCGTCGCGAAAAGCCCGGGCTGGATCTCTTCAGGTCCAGGCACAAGTCTGGGATGCTGTCTCATTCG
This region includes:
- a CDS encoding pseudouridine synthase, with the protein product MRLNRFISQGGHCSRRRADDLIRTGQVRVNGQVVTELGSQVDPAVDEVRAEGRLVQSAARQVVLLLNKPKGVLCTASDPHGRRTVLDLVQLDLRVVPVGRLDGDSSGALLLTNDGDLMHRLLHPSGHVPKEYILLTDRELTAEELQRLTAGVRLDGRRTKPCELERIGRPGSRPRYRMVLTEGRNRQIRRMMTDQGVTVERLHRRSIAGLTVEGLEPGEWRVLLRKEIDQLRRLCRPLVDGEEKSLPPGSTPAPGVGQVRKRVPGSRQAGFKTTKARKPSRNSHHG
- the scpB gene encoding SMC-Scp complex subunit ScpB encodes the protein MRQHPRLVPGPEEIQPGLFATEEATSWEGGDPHFEETRPEDLPMDGRDVLEVLVFASDEVLETARLARLLERSEEELQDLIAALNQDYAAQGRSFRLVHLAGGWQLAACPRYAPILRRLLKERVRPRLSRAALETLAVVAFRQPVTKGDIEAVRGVKSDAVLRTLLERSLVMISGRSEGVGRPLLYRTTREFLETFALGSLQDLPRLREVQDWLKGARDRGPEDLPPDPLAPRQPPLDEGLDIAHSGMVGQDGLPA
- the cmk gene encoding (d)CMP kinase, with product MAEGGAVFQVAIDGPAASGKSSTARLVAAGLGIRYLDTGAMYRALTLDILRQGVSPEAEALVVKRLETLDLRLQEGRIWLAGEDVGEAIRANEVSVRMGPICAMPTVRAWMVALQRRLGSLESTVLDGRDIGTVVFPAARFKFFLVADLEERARRRQRELAAVGQPVELALLAEELRRRDESDAARSTGPLTKAADAVELDTTRLGLQEQAELILGLIRAGLERGGEPS